In the genome of Misgurnus anguillicaudatus unplaced genomic scaffold, ASM2758022v2 HiC_scaffold_27, whole genome shotgun sequence, one region contains:
- the LOC129433104 gene encoding von Willebrand factor A domain-containing protein 5A encodes MLKSGKVCVIYWDTLNREAGTGRTMDCFGLVTERKLPVPLKSIRVEVQVKSHVATVTSTLQYVNEEERHLEALFVFPLPADAAVCHFSAKIGDQEIVAEVQDRETARDEYDDAVSSGCQAFLLEESEESSDVFSLSVGCLSPGQNADITITYITELSVQDDHSLRFCLPAVLNPRYAPAGSDAGIVSEISSCVSVPYTLTLSVHVSSPNPISKLESNCTLDPLVFLNSDHTQATANLSSGHKFDKDVELFLYYQNTHQPTAIVEAGVTTAKPDSQGQALDEVRHIDVKLKKRPRRRGRRLLFSRRKRKAVSASSQASSLMSDPMVMISLYPEFPKEVMSSLPNKGEFIFVMDRSGSMDCMMHHGKGAKTRIQSAKATLILLLKSLPMGCYFNVYGFGSRFECFFFYQSVVYNEDTMDKALQAVNRMEADLGGTDIVPALQHIYNQPCYPEHPRQLFVFTDGEVGNTKEVLDLVRDHAHSHRCFSFGIGQGASTALVTGMAKEGSGHAQFITGTDRMQPKVMESLRFALQPVVNKISVKWKVPDGIKVNTLSPPVKMLFQGQRSLIYAQLKGQSSESSEGSVIVQYNLKDQPVTNQLHFCLKPTEDTGLSVHRLAARSLIRCLEQRERKRGGRVANIRRRMVEISVEAGVSSVHTAFIAINKHNREAVKGPLIQRRVPIQVMRHDTFFRPVMRGGGAPPPYSHEQAIAEAKEIDDFGVELEEKPHSRQRKRKADSASSPSKPKPQMGSSLQLITLQKASGCWELNAALARVFGKTEDELTNQKPAQVDGSVWATLLSLIWLYGYKIQQQIEWQFVAMKAASWIGSQNVVSLSRCVCDGNHLLGCQVKEETLGI; translated from the exons GCAGAACGATGGACTGCTTTGGACTCGTGACTGAAAGAAAGCTGCCAG TTCCTCTGAAGAGCATCAGAGTTGAGGTGCAGGTGAAGAGTCATGTAGCTACAGTCACCTCCACTCTGCAGTATGTGAATGaggaagagcgccacctggagGCCTTGTTTGTGTTTCCTCTGCCTGCTGATGCTGCTGTCTGTCACTTCAGTGCCAAGATCGGAGATCAGGAGATTGTGGCAGAAGTTCAAGATAGAGAAACT GCGAGGGATGAGTATGATGATGCTGTGAGTTCGGGTTGTCAGGCGTTTCTGTTGGAAGAGAGTGAAGAAAGTTCTGATGTGTTCAGTCTGAGTGTTGGGTGTCTGTCACCAGGTCAGAACGCTGACATCACCATCACATACATCACTGAGCTCTCTGTGCAGGACGACCACTCGCTGCGCTTCTGTCTGCCTGCTGTACTCAACCCCAGATACGCACCAGCAG GTTcagatgctggaatagtttcaGAGATTTCGTCATGTGTCTCTGTTCCCTACACTTTGACTCTTAGTGTTCATGTGAGCTCTCCAAACCCCATCTCCAAACTAGAGTCCAACTGTACTCTGGATCCTCTTGTGTTCCTCAACTCTGATCACACTCAGGCAACG GCGAATCTGAGTTCTGGTCACAAGTTTGATAAAGATGTTGAGTTGTTTCTGTACTATCAGAATACCCATCAGCCCACTGCTATAGTGGAGGCAGGAGTGACCACTGCAAAACCAG ATTCTCAAGGACAAGCCCTGGATGAAGTGAGACACATTGatgtgaaattaaaaaaaaggcCCAGACGTCGTGGTCGTAGGCTTTTGTTTTCTAGACGCAAGAGGAAGGCTGTTTCTGCTTCATCACAAGCAA GTTCTTTGATGAGTGACCCAATGGTGATGATAAGTTTGTACCCCGAATTCCCAAAGGAAGTGATGTCATCATTACCAAACAAAGGCGAGTTTATTTTTGTTATGGACAGATCAGGCAGTATGGACTGTATGATGCATCATGGGAAAGGAGCAAAGACGCGCATACAAAGTGCAAAG GCAACTCTAATCCTGCTGTTGAAGAGTCTGCCCATGGGCTGTTACTTCAATGTCTATGGATTTGGCTCTCGTTTTGAGTGCTTCTTCTTTTA TCAGAGTGTTGTGTACAATGAGGACACAATGGACAAGGCACTGCAGGCAGTCAATAGAATGGAAGCAGACTTGGGTGGCACAGATATTGTACCGGCTCTCCAACACATCTACAATCAACCTTGTTACCCTGAACACCCCAGACAG CTGTTTGTCTTCACTGATGGAGAGGTGGGGAACACTAAAGAGGTTTTGGATCTTGTGAGAGACCATGCTCACTCTCACAG GTGTTTCTCATTCGGGATTGGTCAGGGTGCAAGTACCGCCCTCGTCACAGGAATGGCCAAAGAGGGATCTGGACACGCCCAGTTCATCACAGGCACAGACCGCATGCAACCCAAA GTGATGGAGTCTCTCAGGTTTGCTCTTCAGCCTGTAGTGAACAAGATCTCCGTGAAGTGGAAAGTACCAGATGGCATTAAGGTTAACACACTGTCTCCACCCGTCAAAATGCTCTTCCAGGGTCAAAGGTCACTCATTTATGCCCAACTTAAAGGACAG AGTTCAGAAAGCTCTGAAGGATCAGTGATTGTTCAATACAACCTGAAAGATCAACCAGTGACAAACCAGCTTCACTTCTGCCTTAAACCAACCGAGGACACTGG GTTGTCTGTCCACCGGCTGGCGGCCCGCTCTCTGATTCGCTGTCTGGAGCAGAGGGAGAGGAAAAGAGGTGGAAGGGTGGCGAACATCAGGAGGAGGATGGTGGAGATCAGTGTTGAAGCAGGAGTGAGCAGTGTTCATACAGCCTTCATTGCCATTAATAAACACAACAGAGAGGCTGTGAAAGGACCTCTGATACAGAGAAGAGTACCAATACAAG TGATGAGACATGATACTTTCTTTCGTCCAG TGATGCGTGGTGGAGGAGCCCCGCCGCCTT attctcaTGAACAAGCTATTGCTGAAGCGAAAGAAATTGATGATTTTGGTGTCGAATTAGAAGAAAAGCCACATAGTCGTCAACGTAAGAGGAAGGCTGATTCTGCTTCATCACCATCGA AACCTAAGCCTCAGATGGGCTCTTCACTCCAGCTGATTACTCTACAAAAAGCTTCAGGCTGCTGGGAACTGAACGCTGCTTTGGCTCGAGTGTTTGGAAAGACTGAAGATgagctgaccaatcagaaacCAGCACAG GTGGATGGGTCAGTGTGGGCCACTCTTCTGTCTCTCATCTGGTTATACGGCTATAAAATACAGCAACAGATTGAGTGGCAGTTTGTGGCCATGAAGGCGGCGTCATGGATCGGCTCTCAGAACG tgGTCAGTCTGTCTCGGTGTGTGTGTGATGGGAATCATCTACTGGGATGTCAGGTGAAAGAAGAAACTTTGGGAATCTGA
- the LOC141349078 gene encoding von Willebrand factor A domain-containing protein 5A-like, with protein sequence MMHCCGLVTKQKLPVPLKSIRVEVQVKSHVATVTSTLQYVNEEERHLEALFVFPLPADAAVCHFSAKIGDQEIVAEVQDRETARDQYDDAVSSGWRAFLLEESEESCDVFRLSVGCLSPGQNADITITYITELSVQADHSLRFCLPAVLNPRYAPAGSDAGIVSEISSCDSVPYTLTLSVHVSSPNPISKLESNCTLDPLVFLNSDHTQATVNLSSGHKFDKDVELFLYYQNTHQPTAIVEAGVTTAKPGSLMSGPVVMMSLYPEFPKEVMSSLATQGEFIFVMDRSGSMDCMMHYGKGAKTRIQSAKATLILLLKSLPMGCYFNIYGFGSRFECFSSRSVVYNEDTMVQALKTVNEMTANMGGTEILLPLKHIYRQPCYPEHPRQLFVFTDGEVENTKEVLDLVRGHAHSHRCFSFGIGQGASTALITGMAREGSGHAQFITGTDRMQPKVMESLRFALQPAVNKISVQWKVPDGITVDTLSPPINVIFQGQRSLIYAQLKGQSSESSEGSVIVQYNLKDQPVTNQLHFCLKPTEDTGLSIHRLAARSLIRCLEQLERTDGLWLNMEDLRRRMVEISVEAGVSSVHTAFIAINKHNREAVKGPLIQRRVPTQEMLPHFFLPMQRGGGLGPPPYSVEQALAEAEDIDDCDVELEEKPRRSRGRKRKSDSASSQSKSKPQMGSSLQLITLQKASGCWELNAALAQVFGKTEDELTNQKPAQVDGSVWATLLSLIWLYGYKIQQQIEWQFVAMKAASWIGSQNVVSLSQCVCDGNHLLGCQVKEETLGI encoded by the exons ATGATGCATTGCTGTGGACTCGTGACTAAACAAAAGCTGCCAG TTCCACTGAAGAGCATCAGAGTTGAGGTGCAGGTGAAGAGTCATGTAGCTACAGTCACCTCCACTCTGCAGTATGTGAATGaggaagagcgccacctggagGCCTTGTTTGTGTTTCCTCTGCCTGCTGATGCTGCTGTCTGTCACTTCAGTGCCAAGATCGGAGATCAGGAGATTGTAGCAGAGGTTCAGGATAGAGAAACC GCGAGGGATCAGTATGATGATGCTGTGAGTTCGGGTTGGCGGGCATTTCTGTTGGAAGAGAGTGAAGAAAGTTGTGATGTGTTCAGACTGAGTGTTGGGTGTCTGTCACCGGGTCAGAACGCTGACATCACCATCACATACATCACTGAGCTCTCTGTGCAGGCCGACCACTCGCTGCGCTTCTGTCTGCCTGCTGTACTCAACCCCAGATACGCACCAGCAG GTTcagatgctggaatagtttcaGAGATTTCGTCATGTGACTCTGTTCCCTACACTTTGACTCTTAGTGTTCATGTGAGCTCTCCAAACCCCATCTCCAAACTAGAGTCCAACTGTACTCTGGATCCTCTTGTGTTCCTCAACTCTGATCACACTCAGGCAACG GTGAATCTGAGTTCTGGTCACAAGTTTGATAAAGATGTTGAGTTGTTTCTGTACTATCAGAATACCCATCAGCCCACTGCTATAGTGGAGGCAGGAGTGACCACTGCAAAACCAG GTTCTCTGATGAGTGGCCCAGTGGTGATGATGAGTTTGTACCCTGAATTCCCAAAGGAAGTGATGTCATCATTAGCAACTCAAGGCGAgtttatttttgtgatggacAGATCAGGCAGTATGGACTGTATGATGCATTATGGGAAAGGAGCAAAGACGCGCATACAAAGTGCAAAG GCAACTCTGATCCTGCTGTTGAAGAGTCTGCCCATGGGCTGTTACTTCAATATCTATGGATTTGGCTCTCGTTTTGAGTGCTTCTCATC TCGGAGTGTTGTGTACAATGAGGACACAATGGTACAGGCACTGAAGACAGTCAATGAAATGACAGCAAACATGGGCGGCACAGAGATTTTACTGCCTCTCAAACACATCTACAGACAACCCTGTTACCCTGAACACCCCAGACAG TTGTTTGTCTTCACTGATGGAGAGGTGGAGAACACAAAAGAGGTTCTGGATCTTGTGAGAGGCCATGCTCACTCTCACAG GTGTTTCTCATTCGGGATTGGTCAGGGTGCAAGTACCGCCCTCATCACAGGAATGGCCAGAGAGGGATCTGGACACGCCCAGTTCATCACAGGCACAGACCGCATGCAACCCAAA GTGATGGAGTCTCTCAGGTTTGCTCTTCAGCCTGCAGTGAACAAGATCTCAGTACAGTGGAAAGTACCAGATGGCATTACTGTTGACACGCTTTCTCCACCCATCAATGTGATCTTCCAGGGTCAAAGGTCACTTATTTATGCCCAACTTAAAGGACAG AGTTCAGAAAGCTCTGAAGGATCAGTGATAGTTCAATACAACCTGAAAGATCAACCAGTGACAAACCAGCTTCACTTCTGCCTTAAACCAACTGAGGACACTGG GTTGTCCATCCATCGACTGGCGGCCCGCTCTCTGATCCGCTGTCTGGAGCAGTTAGAGAGGACAGATGGTTTATGGCTGAATATGGAGGATCTCAGGAGGAGGATGGTGGAGATCAGTGTTGAAGCAGGAGTGAGCAGTGTTCATACAGCCTTCATTGCCATTAATAAACACAACAGAGAGGCTGTGAAAGGACCTCTAATACAGAGAAGAGTACCAACACAAG AGATGCTACCTCATTTCTTTCTTCCAA TGCAGCGTGGTGGAGGACTAGGCCCGCCACCTt ATTCTGTAGAACAAGCTTTAGCTGAAGCGGAGGATATTGATGATTGTGATGTGGAATTAGAGGAAAAGCCAAGACGTAGTCGTGGACGCAAGAGGAAGTCCGATTCTGCTTCATCACAATCAA AATCTAAGCCTCAGATGGGCTCTTCACTCCAGCTTATTACTTTACAAAAGGCTTCAGGCTGCTGGGAACTGAACGCTGCTTTGGCTCAAGTGTTTGGAAAGACTGAAGATgagctgaccaatcagaaacCAGCACAG GTGGATGGGTCAGTGTGGGCCACTCTTCTGTCTCTCATCTGGTTATACGGCTATAAAATACAGCAACAGATTGAGTGGCAGTTTGTGGCCATGAAGGCGGCGTCATGGATCGGCTCTCAGAACG tgGTCAGTCTGtctcagtgtgtgtgtgatgggAATCATCTACTGGGATGTCAAGTGAAAGAAGAAACTTTGGGAATCTGA
- the LOC141362489 gene encoding von Willebrand factor A domain-containing protein 5A-like codes for MMDCCGLVTEKKLPVPLKSIRVEVQVKSHVATVTSTLQYVNEEERHLEALFVFPLPADAAVCHFSAKIGDQEIVAEVQDRETARDQYDDAVSSGQQAFLLEESKESSDVFRLSVGCLSPGQNADITITYITELSVQADHSLRFCLPAVLNPRYTPAGSDAGIVSEISSCDSVPYTLTLSVHVSSPNPISKLESNCTLDPLVFLNSDHTQATLNLSSGHKFDKDVELFLYYQNTHQPTAIVEAGVNTAKPGSLMSDPVVMMSLYPEFPKEVMSSLATQGEFIFVMDRSGSMDCRMHYGKGAKTRIQSAKATLILLLKSLPMGCYFNIYGFGSRFEGFSPFNSVEYNEDTMVQALKTVNEMRADLGGTEILYPLKHIFRLPCYPEHPRQLFVFTDGEVENTKEVLDLLKHHAHSHRCFSFGIGEGASTALITGMAREGSGHAQFITGTDRMQPKVMESLRFALQPAVNKISVQWKVPDGITVDTLSPPINAIFQGQRSLIYAQLKGQSSESSEGSVIVEYNLKDQPVTNQLHFCLKPTEDTGLSVHKLAARSLIRCLEQDEKKPCAKVDDIRRRMVEISVEAGVSSVHTAFIAINKNNREVVKGGPLIQRRVPIQEMTRDQVNPFPRLRGGGGPLPPYTLEQAVAQAVDIDDCDVELEEKPRRSSGRKRKADSASSQSKSKPQMGSSLQLITLQKASGCWELSAALARVFGKTEDELTNQKPAQVDGSVWATLLSLIWLYGYKIQQQIEWQFVAMKAASWIGSQNAVSLSQCVCDGNHLLGCQVKEETLGI; via the exons ATGATGGACTGCTGTGGTCTCGTGACTGAAAAAAAGCTGCCAG TTCCTCTGAAGAGCATCAGAGTTGAGGTGCAGGTGAAGAGTCATGTAGCTACAGTCACCTCCACTCTGCAGTATGTGAATGaggaagagcgccacctggagGCCTTGTTTGTGTTTCCTCTGCCTGCTGATGCTGCTGTCTGTCACTTCAGTGCCAAGATCGGAGATCAGGAGATTGTGGCAGAGGTTCAAGATAGAGAAACT GCGAGGGATCAGTATGATGATGCTGTGAGTTCGGGTCAGCAGGCGTTCCTGTTGGAAGAGAGTAAAGAAAGTTCTGATGTGTTCAGACTGAGTGTTGGGTGTCTGTCACCGGGTCAGAATGCTGACATCACCATCACATACATCACTGAGCTCTCTGTGCAGGCCGACCACTCGCTGCGCTTCTGTCTGCCTGCTGTACTCAACCCCAGATACACACCAGCAG GTTcagatgctggaatagtttcaGAGATTTCGTCATGTGACTCTGTTCCCTACACTTTGACTCTTAGTGTTCATGTGAGCTCTCCAAACCCCATCTCCAAACTAGAGTCCAACTGTACTCTGGATCCTCTTGTGTTCCTCAACTCTGATCACACTCAGGCAACG ttGAATCTGAGTTCTGGTCACAAGTTTGATAAAGATGTTGAGTTGTTTCTGTACTATCAGAATACCCATCAGCCCACTGCTATAGTGGAGGCAGGAGTGAACACTGCAAAACCAG GTTCTCTGATGAGTGATCCAGTGGTGATGATGAGTTTGTACCCGGAATTCCCAAAGGAAGTGATGTCATCATTAGCAACTCAAGGCGAgtttatttttgtgatggacAGATCAGGCAGTATGGACTGTAGGATGCATTATGGGAAAGGAGCAAAGACGCGCATACAAAGTGCAAAG gCAACTCTGATCCTGCTGTTGAAGAGTCTGCCAATGGGCTGTTACTTCAATATCTATGGATTTGGCTCTCGCTTTGAGGGTTTTTCCCCCTT TAACAGCGTTGAGTACAATGAGGACACAATGGTACAGGCACTGAAGACGGTCAATGAAATGAGAGCAGACTTGGGCGGCACAGAGATTTTATACCCTCTAAAACACATCTTCCGTCTGCCCTGTTACCCTGAACACCCCAGACAG TTGTTTGTCTTCACTGATGGAGAGGTGGAGAACACTAAAGAGGTTCTGGATCTTCTGAAACACCATGCTCACTCTCACAG GTGTTTCTCATTCGGGATTGGTGAGGGTGCAAGTACCGCCCTCATCACAGGAATGGCCAGAGAGGGATCTGGACACGCCCAGTTCATCACAGGCACAGACCGCATGCAACCCAAA GTGATGGAGTCTCTCAGGTTTGCTCTTCAGCCTGCAGTGAACAAGATCTCAGTACAGTGGAAAGTACCAGATGGCATTACTGTTGACACGCTGTCTCCACCCATCAATGCGATCTTTCAGGGTCAAAGGTCACTCATTTATGCCCAACTTAAAGGACAG AGTTCAGAAAGCTCTGAAGGATCAGTGATAGTTGAATACAACCTGAAAGATCAACCAGTAACAAACCAGCTTCACTTCTGCCTTAAACCAACCGAGGACACTGG GTTGTCCGTCCACAAGCTGGCGGCCCGGTCTCTGATCCGCTGTCTGGAGCAGGATGAGAAGAAACCATGTGCAAAGGTGGATGATATCAGGAGGAGGATGGTGGAGATCAGTGTTGAAGCAGGAGTGAGCAGTGTTCATACAGCCTTCATTgccattaataaaaacaacaggGAGGTTGTGAAAGGAGGACCACTGATACAGCGACGAGTACCAATACAAG AGATGACGAGGGATCAAGTTAACCCTTTTCCAA GGCTGCGTGGTGGAGGAGGCCCGCTGCCGCCTT aTACTCTAGAACAAGCTGTGGCTCAAGCGGTAGATATCGATGATTGTGATGTGGAATTAGAAGAGAAGCCGAGACGTAGTAGTGGACGCAAGAGGAAGGCCGATTCTGCTTCATCACAATCAA AATCTAAGCCTCAGATGGGCTCTTCACTCCAGCTTATTACTCTACAAAAAGCTTCAGGCTGCTGGGAACTGAGCGCTGCTTTGGCCCGAGTGTTTGGAAAGACTGAAGATgagctgaccaatcagaaacCAGCACAG GTGGATGGGTCAGTGTGGGCCACTCTTCTGTCTCTCATCTGGTTATACGGCTATAAAATACAGCAACAGATTGAGTGGCAGTTTGTGGCCATGAAGGCGGCGTCATGGATCGGCTCTCAGAACG cgGTCAGTCTGtctcagtgtgtgtgtgatgggAATCATCTACTGGGATGTCAGGTGAAAGAAGAGACTTTGGGAATCTGA